The Pomacea canaliculata isolate SZHN2017 linkage group LG14, ASM307304v1, whole genome shotgun sequence genomic sequence AGTTAGAAAAACCGACTTCTAGGTAAAAATCATCGTCTTCACGTTAGCTCCTGTAGACTATCTAAGAGAGGACTTCTATAGAAAGTCATTGAGCCATCATTTGCTACTGTGTCTGTGGACTATATAATTATAGGAGAGTTGCCGGACCGATAGGCTAACACTGAGCCCCCATAACGCCCATCAGTCCcttcctctttggtgttccaaagaagaggacggaagttcccaaggaaaGTTTTCTGCTAAAATTCTGCTTCGTCGGGTGTTTTTCCTAATTTACCTCGCGTtgtgtaattctttttttccacctACTACACACCCGCACTTAGCCGATCTTGGcatccacaaaagaccctgctttccCCCCAagacaaaattgttttctacgGTGCGTCGTTTCTCCGCGGATCTTCATGTGTGTCCTTCTGTGTCACAACTACAGAAACACAATTTAAATGTCTTTCCTCTAGTGATACGCGTTCATCTTTCACACGAGGACATACGCACGGCACGCTTGCACTTGTTCGGTGTAAGACGCTCACACAGATAAGCAAAttcaaagacagatttatttacattatttacacatacaagTGATACAACTATTATTTCCAACACCGGCGCAAGGCTGTTCTGCGCCCTAGGCGAGAGACAAATACCgcaccccccaccaccacatcaCCTCCCAAAAGACAAccttttatcaacaaaaatataggaataattatacatataGGCTTAACTTCATTTTCTTAACTTCAAATTTAAACAGTAAACCTAGCCTTGCATATTACTATTCCTGATTTTCGTGGTCCGTCTTAGGACTCAGAATGCAAATTCGCGAGCCCCTGTATagtcaaaacatttagcagtcattcGAAAAGTCCAGACACAATGCCGATCGATCCGTAAAgaacgatgtgtgtgtgtgggtgtgggtgtgtatgtgtgtgacaaataaacattataacCTAGCTGAATGTCCATCACGTGTAACATTCCTTACTTCCACCCAAGCTTATAAGCCAACTGGAGAGGTTTCCACCAACACCTTCCCTCCCCCGCCCCCGCCTCTTTAGCGTATCTCCTGCGCCCTCTACTCCCCCGCTGGTAGCTGGTCACTGCAAATGCCCCTGTATAATACAGGAAAATCCCATTACTCAGGGGCATTTGCAGTGaccacatttcaaatattttgtcaataGAGCATAGCAACAAGCTATATCCGTTAGAACTGTGTGCAAACAGACGCACTCTGagataataaaagtaaatcaaaataaactaaCACTACAATTGGACAAATAAAGCGTAATACACCCATTGAAttgaaaagataataattaatttttaaaaagtgaaatattcacACCCATGAGTAGCAACAGTCGGTACAAAACTCGTCAGCTCCCCAGTAGTGTCACCGCAGTACACAGCCCTTAGGTCAGTGTTGTCCCTAaactcagctgcagtgtttccTTAGAATGTGTGGAACTTCTTCCGACTTAGGCTAAAATAGAGAAAGGTGAGGCTGGAATGTGGTCCCATGCATTCTAGGGATCCTCCCCGACCAGCCCCTTGCCCATCTACCAACGCCACCCCTCCTCCACATTCACCCATCcccttcttccccgctggtgaGCTGGTGACTGCAACTGCGCCCTCAGGTAATAGGCTTTGCCGTAACACATGAACTGAGAAAGTCGCGTGTGATTTTGTGAAGTgaacctacaaaaaaaaaagttagtgaTCTTCTAGtgtcattttatgaaaatatttttccctaacatttttcatcacttaaaaaaaacagcaggacATATTTGCGCCCCCCCCCCTCCGGGACTGcgccaccaacaccaacaccatcCACCAACAACTCGCCTCCCCCGCCCCACCTCTTTAGCGACTCTCCTGCAACCTCTACTCCCCTCTGGTAGCTGGTCACTACAAATGCCCCTGAGTAATGGGATTTTCCTGTATTACACGTACAAAAAAACTAGCATTGTGGTCGAATTACAAGAAGAGATAAAGGTATCCTGCTAATGTCACtctatgaaaatgatattttcccctaaaattcatctttaaaaaaaaaaagcaagccaTTTCCGCGCCCCTCCCACCTCCGTGACCGCCTAGTGGACCTAATGGTAGAACGGGCCCCGACTACTTCTATTCTAACTTATCTACCTACCCCTTAAAACCTAGCCCCTCGGGTGGGGAAAGAGTGGATTGAACGATGTGAGCTTGCCAGTGGAACCAACACACAAGCGGCAACAAGATATTTGTCTCATACACAGGATGGTCAGAAATAAAGTCACCTACAGGGTGAGAAATCGTCGGGGTCAGTAGACAAACCATTCATTGAGCTCGATAGACAGAACGGTTCGTCGTTATCAGCGGATACAAATGCATAAAAAGATATATGACAGatttttatgatatttgtgTCTGCTGATGCTAGAATACACTCAGTTTTGAATCATTAGGCATAGTGTAAAATCTACGGTGTAAATATCTAAGGTGCAAGCAAATCCCACATTGTAACACAAAGTGTGCTTCATCTTCTTCTGTTACTTTACATGACAGGCACATTAAATGTTGTATGGTGTGCTGTGTATGTTGAAAATAGTGAACAGCAATACTCGAAACGCCTATTCTAAATATTGccaaaacgaaaaaagggaagaagaagtatttatccctacgtaggggcgtctctcaatctttttttcgatagacgaacatttcgattcagtgctccgacttggtgtctacgatgaggccggacattcagaagttgatTTCGGgaagacaacttcaaatatccaactaattactacataattaatggtaagcacaacttgtttctaataaaaaatagtatctgctctattttttttcttttttgtatttttgcggtgaagtggcccgcgacacggctgtccgaaatggatatggcccgcaggccgaaaaaagGTTGGCCatcactgttttaaaaaatgggaaTGAAATGCGGaaaaaaaagccaaataaaATTTAGGTCTACCGCCAACTGTCTACCGTCCGTAGAAAGTTATTAATTCTCCCGACACTTGACACTCCTCTCTTCAGGGCATCTGATGCCAGCAGTCAGAGACtcagtgtccacacacacacacactgtacacacccACTGTCGGTACACAAGTCCGCCCAACAGACAATCATAGAGTTGTAGCAGAGTCGGGAATCGTCGTCACAGGTGTTCCCACGGACTGTTGACCGTCGACTTATATCCTAGGCAGCAGTTAACACAGGGGTGTACCCGAGCTAATGTTCGGTCGGTTATAAATCCAAATGAATTCCAAGCGGGTTATGTCCAAGGAGAATTATTTTCAAGCGAGTCTAAACGGACGAAACGTCAACACCTGCGGTAGAGAAGATGGCGATTCGGCGCTGCCCTTCGGTAGGTGTCGTGATGCAGTGGAGGGTCTGTCCTCCTACACAGATGTCCACTGCATGCCTCTCAGAAGTGAAGTCCACAACGGATCGCAGTGGATGTCTGTCGTCTCCGTGTCGCTCTGTTCACTTCGATGTCTCACCACTGAGTCCACCGTCCGTTACacacgtgaggtcaaagtgtCGGAGGTCAGTCACCTTAGGCAGGTCAGCTCTGAatgataagataagactttatttgtcccagagggcaattctggtgcagctcgattaaaattaaaattcatacacaattgcatgcacaaaaatgtCCAGGGAAACATCCCTCTACTTGTTTGAGCAATCAGGCCATTAGCAGCTAGGTAGCTAAGGTGATTGCTAAGGTAACAGCCACTAACTACAGAACTGTAGTTCCTATCTACATTAAATAGTACTGGCTCACCTCACATCGCACCGCTCCGCTCTCTCCAACATTAACACTCAATGTCCACAAGAAAATCTATAATTCTTACTGCGTCACGATGTGATGTCATATATGGGCTTACGTCACACGTCACGTGTCCACAAGAAAATCTACAATTCTTACTGCGTCACGATGTGATGTCATATGTGGGCTAACGTCACACGTCACGTGGCTTTACCAGAACGTGCCGCTATTCTACCCATACTTGCACACGCTAATCTACCCGCGCTTGAAGCTATTCTACCCGTGTTTCAACAAATTCAGGAGCCATTGGGATTTGAACCGTGCATCGTTACAGACACGATAGACAGTAATATAAGAGTAGTATTTCAGGGACAGTACTTTGTGAAGAGATatgccttgtagtccgagtggtgatgtggaagagagttccactgcttagcagctcagggggaggacgtccgttgtccgtatgtgagtgtgtttgtgggagggaggacagaatgaGGGAGTttggagatatatatatatattgttttagaCATAAACAACCACAGGAGAGCTTACTCTCTCACAAACaataagtacacacacacaccattctgttcaaatatttaaacactttatTCTGTAAACTTTCAATGATTTACAAAATTGAGAtattcacaggaaaaaaaattgtaagtttAAGTTTTCAGATGAATgacattcatctttttttctgaaactttcAGAAAAACATTCATGCCAGTTTTGTGTTGAATTTAAAGATTGGCCATCATCATTTTCCTCAGTTATATTTGTCAAGTGACACTCAAAAATGCCCGAAACTATTAACAAATTTGGTTGTGCATGTATTctattaaaacaaaagtaatgacATACAATAGactaaaatgtgtaaatacaaaatgtatagTACAGCCCAAACAGGGTTTGAATGACATGTACTCATGCACAGCACATATTTAAATGTACAACAAAGTGAACGATAATATGCATTTTTCACGGCGCAAATCAATTATTTCACCAGAAATttaacttttataaaataaccCTGAGCTATTTTGCTTTGGATTTGGAGAttcacaatttctttacactttGAATTTAATCTGACCTCAGTCAGGCCCTCGAGGTCCAAGCTAAGACATGCTAACCCTGTTTATCTAACCCTAGCCTAGATACTTTAGGTCTTAGCTAATGCATGCTAACCCTGTTTATCTAACCCAAGTTTATGTCCCAGCTAATGCATGCTAACCGTGTAGAATCCTCCTCCTTTCATGCTTCTCTCTTTGTCACTGCTGTCATGTTACTTGGGAAGGTTTGTTAGCACGTGTACATAATGCATTTGTACACAGTCACACGCatgtacaaaacacacacacacacagttcctGTCCCACTTGTCGTCAGATGGGATTGAAGTGTTGCTTCACGTAAGCTGCCGAGGGTCAGTGACTCGTCCGACAAAGAGATTAATGCCAAGCAACTTGTCTCTCAAGACAAACATGAACGGGTGGTTGACTCGGAAGTACTCCACGTACTGGCGCGTGGGAATCCGCAAGGCTGTGGCCGCAGCAGCAACGGTTCCGTTCTCGTTGACCTCAATGAGCGCGAGGTGGGTCATGTCCCTCACGTGGGCCGTGTGGTCTTTGCCCACAAGACGCGAGAAGCTGGCTTCGCCCGACAGAAACATGCGCTTGAACCCCAGACTCTTTAGGACCCCTTGGATGTCAACGTCATTCTTCAGTCGAAACTTGGGCAGGTACACCTGCAAATAATATTCTTCATTGTTTACATGAAAATTCCCACTCTACAGCATCATAGCCATCACAATCACTGCAatcaccttttcttttctccttcttcagCTGTTCAAGACGTtcgtttttctgttcttttctccttttttttttgctggctcTCTAGCAGGTTGTTAAAGATGCTTTTTGGTCCTGTTATAAGCTGTTAAAGACCTTTTTTGTGCTTCTGTTATAGCCATCTTCTAATTATTCGCTTATGGGCTGTTAAAGATAGCTTTGCAAAAAGGCTTTTAAAGACGTTTATGCAACTCATTCATCGTCATTCTCTCCATCATTAATCTTATCGTTCCGTCAGGGTATGTGCGGAACCAAGCACGCCTTTTAGAATACTAGAAGCTCTATAAGTCTATGTGTACTAgttattattatcaaataatTAAATGGCCTATTTATTTCATCGTTGTTGTTAGTTTAACTTTTCTGGGACAAATATTTTGTAGGCCCAATTTATCCGTTTTAAATGTGGTCATGGACGTTCACCTGCACACCAGTTACAACGGTGTCATGGACATGATCACGTACCCGTCAATCACAGGGAGAGGGGGGTCATGTACACGTCTGCTTGTTGTTTGAGTTTGTAGCAGGTTATGGCACTGGGTAGTCATTGGGACAAAGTGCGGGCGCGCTCAGCAGGTAGGATACAGTCAGCAGGTAGGATACAATCAGCAGGTAGGATACAATCAGCAGGTAGATATTCAGTCAGCAGATAAGGATACCTACTTTGGATAAAGTGGGGACATGGTCAGCAGACAGGACACGCTCCAGTACGAAGTGCTTGAGGCGCTGCTCCAGCACGGGAAGGCCGCCATCTTGgtgaggaaggaggaggaagagggcgTAGCGCCTCGCCACCCCGTACGGCAGCTCCAGCAAGCTCATGGCCAGTTCCGGGTACTCGCCGCGAGGATAGACCTCTCTCGACACCATGGTGGGTACCCGTACTTCCTCTTGCCCGTCTACCTTAAAGGCAGCTGGGTAAGTCAGACGGGGGTTGAAAGTGTGAGACCACGTGCcctttgtcaacaacaacaacaaaaacaacaacaatcatttGCTTAGTGATAGAGGCTATTCTGATTGAGGGAATGTTTGACAACAttacatttttctaaaacaaacagatcaacattatacaaagaaacaaattccaAACTAATCAACACAACTTGACATCGAGAAGACGCacacaaaaggaaagaacaggTACCTAGATGTAGCTGAccacagttcttttttttctttttttttttaactcttctgCTTCTAAAATTACAAATGTTGTTTTTACCTTCGTACAGTATGCGCATCATTTTAATGAGAGTGTACTGTTTAATTATTGCCTGTGTGTGAGATGGACAGAATACACTACACATTACACATTGACACGTGGTGATGCAGTGACTAACGTCTGTAACGACTGAGAGACTCGGATGTCGTCGGTTCGTATTTTGGCCCTGACATAACCCCGTCCCCTCTCCCTTTTACTGATCGTCCCCTGTTTACAGGCCTGACCGTCGGTGGTTTTCTACGGATAATCTGTTTCCTAcaccgcgtgtgtgtgtgtgtgtttgagatgTTCATGAAGACGCATTTGAAGCCTGTATATATGTAAAGTGTTTTGTGTCTCATGCTGGAGaaaggaatatatatatgtttcgtggttacggtGGTGGAactatttcttatattttcaatTGTGTTAATGTTTCAGTCAGATGTTTTTTCGGACAGTGTACATGGACTCTTAAGCAGCACCTGCATAGCTAAAGAGCTACCTACAGGCAGCACGTGCACATGGCCACCAACAGGTAGCACCTGCACAATACTGAGACTACTGACAGGTAGCGCCTGAAGAGTATCAGGACCACCTACAGGCAGCACCTGCGCAGTATCGGGCTACTTACAGGCAAGCACGTGAAGAATACTAGACAAATACCCAGGTTGGATTTGTTTCCGGTCACACTTCTGTCGTCATGATAGAGGATTCATTATTCGTTTGACATATAAAATGTACACTGACTTACCATTGTTGTATCACTTAACAGTCAAAACCTCTGACTGAACTGAAGAAAACTACATGCCGTCAAAAGAAGCAAATCACTAAACTAGTCCGGCAGGATATCCAACACTTACCTGGGAATGTAGCAATCTTACCTTTAAATCTAGAAATCTTACCTGGAAAGCTACAAAACTGAACAGCCACAGCTCAGCCTGGTGGTTGTCGGAATTCAAATTGTGGGCAAGGAGCTCTCTAACTCTCTCGTTGGTCATTTCGTCAGCAGAAGTGCTGACTGTGCTGGGTGGTGAGTCTACAAGACTCCTGTTGTCGCTGTCGTTGTGAGAGGCGTTAATGGGGTTGACGTGCGTGTTCAGAGAGAGTTGTAACATCTTCACAAGGCGATCAGAAAGGACGAGTgatcctcctcccccaaccaGCGCCATGTTGACTGACTCGAATGACGACTCGCAGGACGAGTTTCCTGAAATATTGACATCAACATGTAACTGGTCTACTGGCCTGTTACGTTACCGTCAAGTAGGTGTAATCCATGTTACATCACCGGGAAGTAGGTCTACATGCATGTGACATCACCATAAAAAGGTCTATGTGTATGCTACATCATATATAGTAGGTCCACTCGCATGCTGAGAAAACGGGTAGCTGATGATTAGCGCACGGTTGTTCTAATCCGAAGATGaactggttcgatacccgtgtggcgaaGCAAAACCCTCCTCCACCCAGTCGATCCATCTATCACGAATTAGTCTCTAGTCTAAGGGTTGCCCCCTTGGGCCTGGCTCCTAGTGCAGGGGTAGAGacccaacctctctctctctgaatgaGTGGCCTGCCTCTTTCGTCCTCACTATATGTTTCTGTCTCACGTGTCATTTCACCTTTATTCCTTAATTCCTTCAATCTGTTATTTTTCCACTAGCCGCTGGTTTTTTCCTATCCTATCTTTCTGCCCTTTGGTCCTTCCCTTTTTTCATATTTCccacaaatctttcttttatgaTTTCTGTCCTCACAGCAGCCTTCTTTAGGCCCCCCTGCGTTTTGTCGTGCAGGGGGACCTGTGTTGGAGGagaatgggatcctggaggCTGAGGTCACTGATGGGCTTCGGCCCATCATCCCAACATCCCACTTTGGCCCAAACTTCTCCTAGACAAGAGGCTGGTGCTGTCTCACACCAATCAATCGGCTGGTGGTGCGAAGTCCAGCTctgctagaaggctgcggccTGGGTCAGTCTGATTCACACTCTTGTGGGTCAGAGTATATTTCtcctctgttgttgtttgtttagttctCGTTAccataaacaaagtaaaaaaaagaaaaggtaccTGAGAACATGTTGATGTTTTCGAATCCCTCCAGAATCTCTTTCCTTCTCAGAAGTGGAATGTACATGTGTTCTCCAATTTCATTGGCTGTCCGCCCGTCAGCGGCAAGCAACGTCACAGACAGCAGCGTCATGACGCTCCATGGCGAGATAACCAAGTTGCCTTTCTTGCTCGACAAACCTCGGTACAGACCCGTCGTCAGGCGGTGGTGTGCGCGCAACAACATTTCCTGCGCGAAGTTGTCCGAAGTTTCCGTCGCCCCTAAACATACtgtcaatgacaatgacgatgatcaactttatttgtcccagtgggccaCTTacacatgggaaggtgctctagtcacaggaaagttacaaataaaagtagaacaagttcGCTGCAAGGTGCGGCGTTTAGATGTACACTAGCACgtgaaaggaaggcaaattatatatatatactaacaaacaacaaacaaacaaacttaaacaaCTCTTGGTTAAGTGGAAATTACATCTGTGAATATCTATCTCTAGATTTATATATGTCGGTCTGACCGTCTGTCGAGAAAGGCAATTATAATGACAAAAGACAACCAAAACCCAGATAATTTGAATATTTAGCCCTGGGATGCTTCATGAACGAGACACATGGTATGCCTATAAGTTCTGCGTGTTGTTTTCTacatcccccacacacacatacacgagaaTACACGTTTCTAACTCACTGCTATACAGTAATTTCGTGTTGAAACGACtggtacatttttttcataaagtttCTTCGCTTTGTATACATCCACTGCAAGATTATCTCTGCTTCTTAACCATGGCAACTGCGATGACTATCAGTTCGATCTCCGGACAGAGTGAAGGACTGTAGACACTCAACGACGATGTGAGTGCCTCCTGTAGGAGGTCTTGAGTGGTCGCCTTGAGAACATGCTAACATTtgactaaaaatataaaagtttccCCCGCGATTCTGCTACATTAATCTACATTTTGGAATACTGCATGACCATCATTCTGGTTTGCAGCCTGCGTTACATGATTGGTTTGTGGTCATCAACATAGTCCTCGTTACACACGTTCGTCACTTTTGATGGTGATGGCAGATGTTCTGGAGACCCTgggtgtttttctgtttctgctttctttttattcgtGAAGCTCTACGTTATAAACAATACAGTGCTTCCAGGTTACAGTCGAACTTCTGTAAGTCGAAATTCtctaactttaattttaaacatgaaTTGGTTGGTTTCCCATTAAAGCAATGCACATTCAACTCTCGTAGTTCGAATCGTTCCAGCCAAAAACTTCCCAACTCAAACAATTTTCAGCAGGTCAACATGTTGGaaccatttgaaaatatgtcaaaagtataaaataatgtaCTTCTCCCCTATCGACGCTGCGCTGCCATATCATCCTGTCTGTACAGTAACACCTGTGAACCGCCATCACTTGCGACCCTGAAGGAGCCAAGAACCCTAATGAATGACAGTCGCGGGataatgtacaaataaacatttttgactcACTGCCATCGActcctttcttttaaaagaaatgaagagaaattgtcTTCAGACATCCATAACAGACTTGTTTGTTGGAAACAATAATGCGTGAGCGCATGTAGGAATAAAGATAAGCCCACAGTCGAAAGTTACTTAATTCGAACCCTCCGtaaatcgatttttttttcatcggtcCCTGAAACCCCGACTTATAGAAGTTCCACTGTATTTGTTGATACATATATTCAAAGAGGAGTGACTAAGGCAAATCAGATGTTTTGCATTAGTCGGCGGACTTTCAGGTATTTGGATAGACATTTGACAAATTATGCAAAGCACTTGTGCGTGCACATTTGGAATCTGCCAAGGATATCTGCATTCCGATCTTGAAGATGCAATCTGTATTAGTGGCGAGAGTACAAACACGAGCTAGTAAACTACTTGTAGGATGTACAGATGACCTACTCTGATAGACTTCCGTACTGAAGACTTCACTCTATCAATCTACTCAATCGGAAAaaggcgggggggggggggatcacATTTAAATGCTGAAGATTTTTCACTTCTGCGATGATGTCGACAAGCGTGTTTAATTACTACAAAACTAACATTACAAGCAATTCAGAAGGATAATTAGTTAGTAACTATTGTTCCACTAAGTTGGCACGGATTCAGGACCTCCGTAGACAATAGTCCTACATTTGTCGCACACTTTTGCAGTTTTGATGgcgaaataaatatattgtcatCAGCTGACAACTCACATCCAGACAATTTTGTCATGTGGATCACAAGTTCGTGACATGGATCGCTTCCCTGGGCGGAGCCACGTTGGATGACGTGACACGTACCCGTACACTTCCTGCCTGCACGTGGCGGATCTCTATAACTTCTCATCTCGACATGATGGCATGGACAGGCATCGTGTAAACTGTAAAGACTGCCTCGTGTATCTTTGCAGTACACATAAAGGCTGACCACGTGATATTGCAGGAATCCACCAattcttcttgttttatgtCGAACCTTGCAGcacattaacatattttatctgttttagaAGGACGGTTAGATGTAAAAGAAAAGCGTAACTTTTGTTTACTCTATAGTCTATACcatta encodes the following:
- the LOC112555256 gene encoding leukocyte elastase inhibitor-like isoform X1, translated to MSRSFIIVIVLTLVTNAFPVCLGATETSDNFAQEMLLRAHHRLTTGLYRGLSSKKGNLVISPWSVMTLLSVTLLAADGRTANEIGEHMYIPLLRRKEILEGFENINMFSGNSSCESSFESVNMALVGGGGSLVLSDRLVKMLQLSLNTHVNPINASHNDSDNRSLVDSPPSTVSTSADEMTNERVRELLAHNLNSDNHQAELWLFSFVAFQGTWSHTFNPRLTYPAAFKVDGQEEVRVPTMVSREVYPRGEYPELAMSLLELPYGVARRYALFLLLPHQDGGLPVLEQRLKHFVLERVLSADHVPTLSKVYLPKFRLKNDVDIQGVLKSLGFKRMFLSGEASFSRLVGKDHTAHVRDMTHLALIEVNENGTVAAAATALRIPTRQYVEYFRVNHPFMFVLRDKLLGINLFVGRVTDPRQLT
- the LOC112555256 gene encoding leukocyte elastase inhibitor-like isoform X2 — protein: MSRSFIIVIVLTLVTNAFPGATETSDNFAQEMLLRAHHRLTTGLYRGLSSKKGNLVISPWSVMTLLSVTLLAADGRTANEIGEHMYIPLLRRKEILEGFENINMFSGNSSCESSFESVNMALVGGGGSLVLSDRLVKMLQLSLNTHVNPINASHNDSDNRSLVDSPPSTVSTSADEMTNERVRELLAHNLNSDNHQAELWLFSFVAFQGTWSHTFNPRLTYPAAFKVDGQEEVRVPTMVSREVYPRGEYPELAMSLLELPYGVARRYALFLLLPHQDGGLPVLEQRLKHFVLERVLSADHVPTLSKVYLPKFRLKNDVDIQGVLKSLGFKRMFLSGEASFSRLVGKDHTAHVRDMTHLALIEVNENGTVAAAATALRIPTRQYVEYFRVNHPFMFVLRDKLLGINLFVGRVTDPRQLT